From the Burkholderia sp. WP9 genome, the window CGGGAAACACCTTCGGGTTGACGTAGCGGTCCTCGTACTGGATCGGCTCGCCCTCCTCGCTATGCACGATGCACGAGTGAAACGCCGGCCCGCTGGCGAGACCGAGCGCTTCGAGCGCGTGCGGGTCGTCGCTCGGTTCGAGCGTCAGCACGCGCGCCGAATGGCGGTGGCCGCGCGCGGCGATTTCGTCGGCGATATTGCGGATTTCCAGCACGGTCGATTCGTAGCGCTGCGGCGCGACGAAGGTGCCCGAGCCTTGCACGCGCGTGAGCACGCGTTCGGTGGTCAATTCGCGCAGCGCGCGCGACACCGTCATGCGCGCGACGCCGAATTCCTTGACCAGTTCCGTTTCAGAAGGAATCAGTCCGCCGGGCTTCCAGTCCCCTTCGCTGATGCGGCGGATCACGTAGCGTTTGATCTGCTCGTAAGCGGGCATCGCTTTCGCTGGGGTCTCCCGTTTGCTATCAGGGCAGCCCTGCGTCTCTGCGCTTCGCGCGTTTGTAGTTGTGTTCACTCCGACCTCGTGGGTGGTACGCGGGTTCTACCTGGTTGGTACACCTCGACCGGCGCGCCGGCGGGTAAGCCCGCGCACCGGCACTATTTCCATCATGCCATGTGCGCGGCGGCGTGCCCGTCGTTGACGGCGATACTCGCGGCGGCGCGAACGTGGCCCGCGCCCGCCTGACTCGTGACCGTTGCAGGCCTCGTCTGCTCGGTGCCGTCGACGGATGTATCCGGCCGAGGGCCAATGTTACCAGGGTTCGGCAACGGCGGCGGCGCCTCATCGGCGATCATGCGAAAGGCGATGCTCATGTCGTCCGCGAGCGGACGGTCGTCGCGGTACGCCGGCACGACACGGCGCACGCGCTGCCAGAGCGCTTCGGTGTGCGGCGCGCGCGGCGCGTCGATACTTTGCAGGTCGTAGGCCTGCGCGGCCGCCAGCAATTCGATCGCGAGGATGCGCCCGGCGTTGTCGATGATTTCCAGCGCCTTCAGCGCGGCCGGCGTGGCGTGGCACAGGTGGTCTTCCTGCAAGCCCGACGTGATGCCGCCGTCGAGACTTGCGGGCAGCG encodes:
- the hutC gene encoding histidine utilization repressor, which produces MPAYEQIKRYVIRRISEGDWKPGGLIPSETELVKEFGVARMTVSRALRELTTERVLTRVQGSGTFVAPQRYESTVLEIRNIADEIAARGHRHSARVLTLEPSDDPHALEALGLASGPAFHSCIVHSEEGEPIQYEDRYVNPKVFPDYLQQDFTIETPNHYMVRLAPIQRAEFRIYAQKPDAHVRRHLMMDIGEPCLQLWRRTWVGDDVATSVRLWHPASRFHLAGNV